In one window of Melospiza melodia melodia isolate bMelMel2 chromosome 21, bMelMel2.pri, whole genome shotgun sequence DNA:
- the MYL10 gene encoding myosin regulatory light chain 10: MAPKKAKKKIEGGSNVFSMFEQTQIQEFKEAFTIMDQNRDGFIDKADLRDTFAALGRLNVKNEELEDMVKEAPGPINFTVFLTMFGEKLKGTDPEETILNAFKIFDPEGKGRIKADYIKEMLMTQADRFSQEEINQMFAAFPPDVSGNLDYKNLCYVITHGEEKD, encoded by the exons GCTCCCAAAAAGGCAAAGAAGAAGATAGAAGGTGGTTCCAATGTTTTCTCCATGTTTGAACAAACCCAGATCCAGGAGTTCAAAGAG GCTTTTACCATCATGGATCAGAACAGGGATGGCTTTATTGACAAAGCAGATTTGAGAGACACATTTGCTGCACTAG GTCGTCTGAATGTCAAGAATGAAGAGCTTGAAGACATGGTGAAGGAGGCGCCAGGTCCTATTAACTTCACTGTCTTCCTTACTATGTTTGGGGAAAAGCTGAAAG GCACGGACCCAGAAGAAACCATTCTGAATGCTTTTAAGATTTTCGACCCAGAAGGAAAAGGCCGCATAAAGGCAGACTA CATCAAAGAAATGCTCATGACACAGGCAGACCGGTTCAGTCAAGAAGAG ATCAACCAGATGTTTGCTGCTTTCCCTCCAGATGTCTCTGGGAACCTTGACTATAAGAACCTCTGCTATGTTATCACCCATGGTGAGGAGAAAGACTGA